The Acropora palmata chromosome 10, jaAcrPala1.3, whole genome shotgun sequence genome contains a region encoding:
- the LOC141894534 gene encoding A-kinase anchor protein 1, mitochondrial-like — protein MQFSAKLFVSLVLPAAITIIISFLWLRKKTQEEEDLAKLEEVGKGEQTTGSNATKETGTDSEFSEETFDNVPYSSHRFHLEKQLSTTESAQQDSGKETTKPSTCSDHKEFSEGEESGSEQSVESSAQLSYSEGYNEEAPTSRKDENSAKAPKGTPNDDKEVCEFEFPQTLCGRFIGRKGKNVKIISEKSGAKIRLIPQSPGEMSTYRIISVSGSGSQIQAALDSIHEKFPGVSLRRLNSPPLDGAVEDSLRFQTMVPTAVVTAAPAYSFTQATLPNVASFDVVVTSVTDAGRFFVQWHVDFLQQQLQDLHQNMMLCYGQGTAPLILPLPQPIVLGSCVAAPDYTYTGWYRAQIVAFTNPDEVEVKYLDYGGYGRISASSLRQLRADFLSLPFQAIECYLANVTPLQGDKFSGVANAVFEDMAMNVVLTCRVIGQRNGIPCLELYLMQGQRMIMINREMVDRGLARWVETNV, from the exons ATGCAATTCTCGGCGAAATTGTTCGTTTCATTGGTATTGCCGGCTGCCATCACGATCATAATAAGTTTTCTGTGGCTAAGAAAGAAAACCCAAGAAGAAGAGGACCTTGCAAAACTTGAGGAAGTTGGGAAGGGCGAACAGACGACAGGAAGCAACGCAACTAAAGAGACTGGCACAGACAGTGAGTTCAGCGAAGAAACTTTCGACAATGTACCGTATTCGTCCCATAGGTTTCACCTGGAAAAACAGCTGAGTACCACCGAAAGCGCTCAGCAAGATTCTGGAAAAGAAACGACAAAGCCCTCAACGTGTTCAGACCACAAGGAATTTTCCGAAGGTGAAGAATCTGGAAGTGAACAGAGTGTTGAAAGCAGTGCACAGTTAAGCTACTCGGAAGGTTACAACGAAGAGGCTCCCACTTCGCGTAAAGACGAGAACAGCGCCAAAGCACCAAAGGGAACACCGAACGACGATAAAGAAGTGTGTGAATTTGAATTTCCACAGACTCTTTGTGGAAGGTTCATTGGTCGAAAGGGCAAGAATGTTAAGATAATATCCGAGAAGTCTGGTGCTAAAATTCGTTTGATTCCTCAATCACCAGGCGAAATGTCAACCTACAGAATAATTTCTGTTTCGGGAAGTGGTTCGCAGATTCAGGCTGCTCTTGACTCGATCCACGAAAAGTTTCCTGGCGTTTCCCTGAGACGCCTGAATTCGCCGCCGTTGGATGGTGCAGTGGAAGACTCGCTACGCTTTCAAACAATGGTACCCACGGCTGTGGTGACTGCCGCACCGGCCTACTCTTTTACCCAAGCTACGCTTCCCAACGTTGCAAGCTTTGACGTTGTAGTGACAAGCGTTACGGATGCTGGACGCTTCTTTGTACAGTGGCATGTGGACTTTTTACAGCAGCAACTTCAAGATCTTCATCAGAATATGATGCTGTGTTACGGACAAGGGACAGCGCCTCTGATTCTGCCATTGCCACAGCCTATTGTTCTGGGGTCGTGTGTAGCTGCTCCGGATTACACCTATACTGGTTGGTACAGAGCACAGATTGTAGCTTTTACTAATCCTGACGAAGTGGAAGTGAAATATTTGGATTATGGAGGGTATGGAAGAATATCTGCTTCCAGTCTGCGGCAACTGAG GGCTGACTTTCTCTCTCTGCCTTTTCAAGCCATAGAGTGTTACCTCGCAAACGTGACACCACTTCAAG GGGACAAGTTTTCAGGTGTGGCCAATGCTGTGTTCGAGGACATGGCGATGAATGTAGTGTTGACATGTCGTGTCATTGGGCAAAGAAATGGAATACCTTGCTTGGAACTCTATCTTATGCAAGGGCAACGG ATGATCATGATCAACAGAGAAATGGTAGACCGAGGATTAGCCCGTTGGGTTGAAACAAACGTGTGA
- the LOC141893921 gene encoding uncharacterized protein LOC141893921 isoform X1, with protein sequence MKLILKCPFLWMITLAFASQRGPTSPRPNDFKQCRLSDDLKEQFVDFHNTYRGQVQPSAADMEYMEWSDDLGNLAQMWSDKCEWKHGFTKFGAWHPTTSFRSKTVGQNLAREWGKWIEHKEAGPEDSVRRWFKEKDYYSFGKFAYPMPRWMCRKEPCGHYTQVVWASSKIVGCAFNWCNKDFGTPHPWIPGETVVTCDYYPSGNVVGQLPYKVGPPCSKCASGKGWCHKNLCRECKDFSPKCGKAFTKSMCLTQRNLMEKHCPQMCNLCQCPLKCKNRGQINPKTCTCRCHGKWKGIDCSEKICDPGWYGENCEKRCQDKVGTSTCKWRVQNGHPCSVTYMKYECFKTCVCDLMPKPTTNPPPTRKPTKPTSTQVPIKITPTQRPPPTTDCQDTAPRHCQFWSNLGQCKKQSKWMRENCKKSCGVCTCQDIHNTASCKRWAAVGECNKNPTWMEVNCPRSCLVCDCHNKNTKCSQWAKKAFCNDNQYAVWMAKNCKKSCNKC encoded by the exons ATGAAATTAATTCTAAAGTGTCCCTTCCTTTGGATGATTACCCTGGCTTTCGCGAGTCAACGGGGTCCTACGAGCCCTCGACCGAATGATTTTAAACAGTGCCGTTTGAGTGACGATCTTAAAGAACAGTTTGTGGACTTTCACAACACATACCGTGGACAGGTACAACCCAGTGCAGCGGACATGGAGTACATG GAGTGGAGTGATGACCTTGGTAACCTGGCTCAAATGTGGTCGGATAAGTGCGAGTGGAAACACGGCTTTACAAAGTTTGGGGCTTGGCACCCAACCACATCATTTCGAAGCAAAACTGTTG GTCAAAATCTGGCTCGTGAATGGGGAAAGTGGATTGAACACAAAGAAGCCGGACCCGAAGACTCTGTTCGCCGCTGGTTCAAGGAAAAGGATTATTATTCCTTTGGGAAGTTTGCTTACCCCATGCCCCGGTGGATGTGCCGCAAAGAACCTTGTGGACACTACACGCAG GTTGTTTGGGCAAGCAGTAAAATAGTGGGTTGCGCCTTTAACTGGTGCAACAAGGATTTTGGAACTCCCCACCCCTGGATTCCTGGAGAGACTGTTGTTACTTGTGACTACTACCCAAG TGGAAACGTGGTAGGACAGCTTCCTTATAAAGTTGGTCCACCGTGCTCAAAGTGTGCCAGTGGAAAAGGGTGGTGTCACAAAAACCTCTGCA GAGAGTGCAAAGATTTCAGCCCAAAATGTGGAAAGGCGTTCACGAAAAGCATGTGTCTCACACAGAGAAACTTGATGGAAAAACACTGTCCTCAAATGTGCAATCTTTGTC AATGCCCTTTGAAGTGCAAGAACAGAGGCCAAATCAACCCTAAGACGTGTACCTGCAGGTGTCATGGAAAGTGGAAGGGCATCGATTGTTCCG AGAAAATCTGCGATCCAGGATGGTACGGAGAGAATTGTGAAA AGCGTTGCCAGGACAAAGTTGGAACATCTACGTGCAAATGGAGAGTACAGAACGGACACCCCTGCTCAGTGACGTACATGAAATACGAATGCTTCAAGACCTGTGTTTGTG ACCTCATGCCGAAGCCAACAACGAATCCTCCACCAACGAGGAAACCGACAAAGCCCACAAGCACACAAGTGCCAATTAAGATCACGCCCACACAACGTCCACCGCCGACAACAG ATTGTCAAGATACTGCCCCAAGACACTGCCAGTTTTGGTCGAACCTTGGCCAATGCAAGAAGCAGTCGAAGTGGATGAGAGAAAACTGCAAGAAAAGCTGTGGAGTTTGCA CCTGCCAAGATATTCACAACACTGCAAGTTGCAAACGATGGGCAGCCGTAGGGGAATGCAACAAAAACCCAACGTGGATGGAAGTTAATTGCCCGCGAAGCTGCCTCGTTTGTG ATTGTCACAACAAGAACACAAAGTGTTCCCAGTGGGCCAAGAAAGCTTTTTGCAATGACAACCAATATGCTGTTTGGATGGCGAAAAATTGCAAGAAGAGTTGCAACAAATGCTGA
- the LOC141894806 gene encoding uncharacterized protein LOC141894806, protein MRVFVLFQSYRHLLDVAVGQTVCDIKSILRKKFDLDTVQNEEGENDMLITLNYAGSNLEDDWVFTDISIPPGATLRCQLVENIKPFLFVTFSYFSETLRFKEWFDVWETKVGDLKTMITEKTGLHVSVFRLVSPEGNEMYDCHPLKTYSIDYGDTIQLETWNGWNEFLRAATSGQLTPTLKHMVSMTDDPLVFKYQLRVALFIAAHFNYSQLATQLIKSGARCDEPVGTHPVREWCNKDGHPDHMKTPVHEAAQQGSLNCLQKFVHHNYACILAKDGHGLTPCNLARRYHRTECFKLLIAEQFRTRSTSGLTIGIYARVRKWCERARDRAFMFHKHSPNPLLLAMEHRTSRNAVVGQKVQIDGFGENMQAGASKLQLSMELKNSKNKPSTGVASSASMKSIQEGEKQGNFTGTDRFETFNGVSDEDEGVHSTKSKEKIVAKNIEKQIICKTCSLPSVRQKAACCHGEKPRLQTSLRSNAPIRNETQTKGAALATNHYKAYRWKNEFLNKEVQPEMACFCHEHNGNNEKHLQTVEKINDLPVTTTNSSLVGANKSDRMTKIQICDNFGTKNPEGMKRDFFVTQEAVVDLERRRVKAGNNDNRDLDKSTANKNMPPINPQSASLSYSSSNDSQAKLKSAKRSKSDGELPRRRRSRSLYATRRYRPCFNLTAHRRASSDETLNLQFTRMFSRVTGHDFREAAKESLDVAMTFRKKRWLQRVHMAIDFNNNTFARQLESYRDKHRESHAS, encoded by the coding sequence atgAGAGTATTCGTCCTTTTTCAAAGTTACAGACATTTGTTAGATGTCGCGGTTGGTCAAACCGTTTGCGATATCAAATCTATTCTCCGAAAGAAATTTGACTTGGATACAGTTCAGAATGAAGAGGGAGAGAACGATATGCTCATAACACTGAACTATGCTGGTTCTAATTTGGAAGATGACTGGGTATTTACTGACATTAGTATCCCTCCCGGAGCAACTCTTCGATGCCAGCTCGTAGAAAATATCAAACCGTTTTTATTTGTGACCTTTTCATATTTCAGTGAGACGCTTCGATTCAAAGAATGGTTTGACGTCTGGGAAACGAAAGTCGGTGATCTCAAAACAATGATTACCGAGAAAACAGGTTTACATGTCAGTGTATTTCGACTCGTTTCGCCGGAAGGCAACGAAATGTATGATTGTCATCCCTTGAAAACATACTCTATCGACTATGGAGATACGATTCAGTTAGAGACTTGGAACGGCTGGAATGAGTTCTTGCGTGCGGCGACTTCTGGTCAACTTACGCCGACTTTGAAACACATGGTTAGCATGACTGACGACCCGTTAGTCTTCAAGTACCAACTTCGAGTCGCGTTATTTATCGCAGCCCATTTTAACTATTCCCAACTCGCAACTCAGCTTATCAAAAGCGGTGCGCGGTGTGACGAACCGGTCGGAACACATCCAGTGAGAGAATGGTGCAACAAGGATGGCCATCCTGATCATATGAAAACTCCTGTCCACGAAGCCGCACAGCAGGGAAGTTTGAACTGTTTACAGAAATTTGTTCATCACAACTACGCTTGTATCCTTGCCAAGGATGGCCATGGACTGACACCGTGTAATCTCGCACGAAGATACCACAGAACCGAATGTTTCAAGCTTCTAATAGCCGAACAATTTCGTACTAGAAGTACGTCTGGGTTGACAATCGGAATTTATGCGCGCGTTCGGAAATGGTGCGAACGGGCAAGAGACAGGGCTTTTATGTTTCACAAGCATTCCCCAAATCCTTTACTGCTTGCGATGGAACACAGAACTTCTAGAAATGCAGTTGTCGGGCAAAAAGTGCAAATTGATGGGTTTGGAGAAAATATGCAAGCTGGAGCTTCAAAGTTACAGCTTTCTATGGAActaaaaaacagtaaaaacaAGCCATCGACAGGTGTAGCATCAAGTGCAAGTATGAAATCAATACAAGAGGGAGAGAAACAAGGGAATTTTACAGGAACCGATCGTTTTGAGACTTTCAATGGAGTAAGTGATGAAGACGAAGGCGTCCATTCGACCAAATCGAAAGAGAAAATTGTCGCAAAGAACATCGAGAAACAAATCATATGCAAGACTTGCTCGCTTCCTTCTGTGAGACAAAAagctgcatgttgccatggaGAAAAACCGAGGCTTCAAACCTCCCTAAGAAGTAATGCGCCAATTAGAAACGAAACTCAAACGAAAGGTGCAGCCTTAGCGACAAACCACTACAAAGCTTATAGgtggaaaaatgaatttttgaacAAGGAAGTTCAACCCGAAATGGCCTGTTTTTGTCATGAACACAAcggaaacaatgaaaaacatttgcaaactGTCGAAAAGATTAACGACCTGCCAGTGACCACGACAAACTCAAGTTTAGTCGGCGCAAACAAAAGCGACAGGATGACAAAGATTCAAATTTGCGATAATTTTGGGACTAAAAATCCTGAAGGAATGAAGCGTGACTTTTTTGTCACGCAAGAAGCTGTGGTTGACTTGGAAAGACGACGCGTCAAGGCTGGAAATAACGATAACAGAGACCTTGATAAAAGCACGGCAAATAAGAATATGCCACCGATTAATCCCCAAAGCGCAAGTTTAAGTTATTCCTCGTCGAACGACTCTCAAGCTAAACTTAAATCTGCAAAAAGATCGAAAAGTGATGGAGAGCTGCCAAGACGCCGAAGAAGTCGCTCTTTGTACGCAACAAGGCGGTACCGTCCGTGTTTTAATTTAACTGCGCATCGCCGAGCTTCCTCAGACGAAACGCTGAACCTTCAGTTCACACGCATGTTCAGCAGAGTCACGGGACATGACTTCCGCGAAGCCGCGAAAGAGAGCCTCGATGTTGCGATGACTTTCCGGAAGAAACGATGGCTTCAACGCGTTCACATGGCAATTGATTTTAATAACAACACATTCGCTAGGCAGCTCGAAAGCTACAGAGACAAACACAGAGAATCCCATGCTTCGTAA
- the LOC141893921 gene encoding uncharacterized protein LOC141893921 isoform X2 yields MKLILKCPFLWMITLAFASQRGPTSPRPNDFKQCRLSDDLKEQFVDFHNTYRGQVQPSAADMEYMEWSDDLGNLAQMWSDKCEWKHGFTKFGAWHPTTSFRSKTVGQNLAREWGKWIEHKEAGPEDSVRRWFKEKDYYSFGKFAYPMPRWMCRKEPCGHYTQVVWASSKIVGCAFNWCNKDFGTPHPWIPGETVVTCDYYPSGNVVGQLPYKVGPPCSKCASGKGWCHKNLCRECKDFSPKCGKAFTKSMCLTQRNLMEKHCPQMCNLCQKICDPGWYGENCEKRCQDKVGTSTCKWRVQNGHPCSVTYMKYECFKTCVCDLMPKPTTNPPPTRKPTKPTSTQVPIKITPTQRPPPTTDCQDTAPRHCQFWSNLGQCKKQSKWMRENCKKSCGVCTCQDIHNTASCKRWAAVGECNKNPTWMEVNCPRSCLVCDCHNKNTKCSQWAKKAFCNDNQYAVWMAKNCKKSCNKC; encoded by the exons ATGAAATTAATTCTAAAGTGTCCCTTCCTTTGGATGATTACCCTGGCTTTCGCGAGTCAACGGGGTCCTACGAGCCCTCGACCGAATGATTTTAAACAGTGCCGTTTGAGTGACGATCTTAAAGAACAGTTTGTGGACTTTCACAACACATACCGTGGACAGGTACAACCCAGTGCAGCGGACATGGAGTACATG GAGTGGAGTGATGACCTTGGTAACCTGGCTCAAATGTGGTCGGATAAGTGCGAGTGGAAACACGGCTTTACAAAGTTTGGGGCTTGGCACCCAACCACATCATTTCGAAGCAAAACTGTTG GTCAAAATCTGGCTCGTGAATGGGGAAAGTGGATTGAACACAAAGAAGCCGGACCCGAAGACTCTGTTCGCCGCTGGTTCAAGGAAAAGGATTATTATTCCTTTGGGAAGTTTGCTTACCCCATGCCCCGGTGGATGTGCCGCAAAGAACCTTGTGGACACTACACGCAG GTTGTTTGGGCAAGCAGTAAAATAGTGGGTTGCGCCTTTAACTGGTGCAACAAGGATTTTGGAACTCCCCACCCCTGGATTCCTGGAGAGACTGTTGTTACTTGTGACTACTACCCAAG TGGAAACGTGGTAGGACAGCTTCCTTATAAAGTTGGTCCACCGTGCTCAAAGTGTGCCAGTGGAAAAGGGTGGTGTCACAAAAACCTCTGCA GAGAGTGCAAAGATTTCAGCCCAAAATGTGGAAAGGCGTTCACGAAAAGCATGTGTCTCACACAGAGAAACTTGATGGAAAAACACTGTCCTCAAATGTGCAATCTTTGTC AGAAAATCTGCGATCCAGGATGGTACGGAGAGAATTGTGAAA AGCGTTGCCAGGACAAAGTTGGAACATCTACGTGCAAATGGAGAGTACAGAACGGACACCCCTGCTCAGTGACGTACATGAAATACGAATGCTTCAAGACCTGTGTTTGTG ACCTCATGCCGAAGCCAACAACGAATCCTCCACCAACGAGGAAACCGACAAAGCCCACAAGCACACAAGTGCCAATTAAGATCACGCCCACACAACGTCCACCGCCGACAACAG ATTGTCAAGATACTGCCCCAAGACACTGCCAGTTTTGGTCGAACCTTGGCCAATGCAAGAAGCAGTCGAAGTGGATGAGAGAAAACTGCAAGAAAAGCTGTGGAGTTTGCA CCTGCCAAGATATTCACAACACTGCAAGTTGCAAACGATGGGCAGCCGTAGGGGAATGCAACAAAAACCCAACGTGGATGGAAGTTAATTGCCCGCGAAGCTGCCTCGTTTGTG ATTGTCACAACAAGAACACAAAGTGTTCCCAGTGGGCCAAGAAAGCTTTTTGCAATGACAACCAATATGCTGTTTGGATGGCGAAAAATTGCAAGAAGAGTTGCAACAAATGCTGA